GAGGGCGTGCGTGGCATCGCAGCCCTCTCGGTCATGGGCGGTCACGTCCTCCTCTTCATGCTCGGCGGCGCGTTCGCCGGCTCGGCGCTCCTCGGCCCACTCGCCGTCGTGCTGCTCAACGGAGTGACGCTCTTCTTCGTCCTGTCCGGCTACCTGCTCTACCGGCCCTTCGTGTCGGCTGTGGTCGACGCACGCCCGTCTCCCCGCGTGACGACCTTCTACCGCAACCGCCTGCTCCGCATCTTCCCGGCGTACCTCGTGGTCTTCGCCGCCTCCGCCTTCGTGCTCGGCGTCGCGGTCGTGCAGACGACCGATCCGGCGGCACCGACGCGCATCGAGGAGCGGCTCGGCTACCTGACCGACCCGGTCCTCGTCCTGCTCAACCTGACGCTGACGCAGGGCTACGTGCCCCGCGGCAACCTCACCGGCATCAACGTCTCCTGGTCACTGGTTCCGGAGCTCGCGTTCTACGCGGTCCTGCCCGTGCTGTACCTGATCGGGCGTGCCCTCAGCCGAGGCCGTCGTTCCCCGCTGGCCATGGCCGCGCCGGCTGTGCTGCTCCTGGTCGTCGGCGCCGTGGGCCGCCTGACCGCCCGGTCGATGCTACTCGCGGACGGCCCCGAGCACGTCGAGGGACGCCTCGACGGCTCGACCTGGGCCGGCGTCCTGACGCACTCCTTCCTCGGTGTGTGCGACCTGTTCGCGATCGGCATGCTGGTGGCCGTCGCCGCCGCTGCGTGCCAGCGCACCTCGCACCGACGAGGCGTCGCACTCCTGCGACTCGCCGTGGGAGCCGGAGTCCTCGTGGCCGCGCTGTCGACGTTCGCCCTCCGGCCGCTGTTGCTCGACCCTCCGGCGTGGGCCGCCACCTTCGCCGGCCTGCTCTTCCTGGTCGTGGCGCCCGGCGGCGGACGCCTGCGCCGACTGGCAGTGGCCGTGCTCGACTCGCGTCCGCTCACGCACCTCGGCGTGATCTCGTACAGCGTGTA
The sequence above is a segment of the Nocardioides jiangxiensis genome. Coding sequences within it:
- a CDS encoding acyltransferase family protein, producing MADHRVDGIEGVRGIAALSVMGGHVLLFMLGGAFAGSALLGPLAVVLLNGVTLFFVLSGYLLYRPFVSAVVDARPSPRVTTFYRNRLLRIFPAYLVVFAASAFVLGVAVVQTTDPAAPTRIEERLGYLTDPVLVLLNLTLTQGYVPRGNLTGINVSWSLVPELAFYAVLPVLYLIGRALSRGRRSPLAMAAPAVLLLVVGAVGRLTARSMLLADGPEHVEGRLDGSTWAGVLTHSFLGVCDLFAIGMLVAVAAAACQRTSHRRGVALLRLAVGAGVLVAALSTFALRPLLLDPPAWAATFAGLLFLVVAPGGGRLRRLAVAVLDSRPLTHLGVISYSVYLWQMPVLLMLLKHWPDAKFHSAGGLLLAAAMVLVPTLLLSELSYRFVEKPALDRKRPMVAVSGPVVSVPAQRTTERAPAAEDVRV